In Acipenser ruthenus chromosome 6, fAciRut3.2 maternal haplotype, whole genome shotgun sequence, the following proteins share a genomic window:
- the LOC117410673 gene encoding syndecan-1-like: MRMSRTTILFYCIALWISLALSNSIPEDLDGSGGDDQDFSGSGDGDSSPTTAMASLDVTMSPSSSREQASTTEEEEITSPVTTTTSPEMAEKTTSENQETTEGAVHIPVADRTTSRPVSTAEASPDTTTTAVALPGVVSDKELSSTAVNPTHSSVPLSTSASIVDSDAKPESTADSTTPASITESSSSSTSASVNVVDLDAKPEGITGSTTTVSTTPASTTSAGIVDSDAKPDGTVASNIIDDITGPNKSRKLHPGHLPVDTEDSTAETNLDDLYLEDATGSQTNNKVQGEVPPIFQSNEIQEASKEGDNAMSQGFMERKDVLGGVIAGGIVGLAFAVLLVVLMVYKMKKKDEGSYSLDDQKNSNGGYQKPQKQEEFLA, from the exons ATGAGGATGTCACGTACCACaatactattttactgtattGCCTTGTGGATTTCTCTTGCTCTTTCG AATTCCATTCCTGAAGATCTAGATGGATCAGGAGGAGATGATCAAGACTTTTCTGGTTCTGGGGATG GGGATAGCTCACCTACAACAGCTATGGCTTCACTGGATGTCACCATGTCTCCCTCATCCTCAAGAGAGCAAGCTTCCACAACTGAAGAGGAAGAGATAACAAGCCCTGTAACAACAACCACCTCTCCTGAAATGGCTGAGAAAACTACCTCAGAGAACCAAGAAACCACAGAAGGTGCCGTACACATTCCTGTGGCTGATAGAACCACCTCTAGGCCTGTCAGTACTGCAGAGGCATCGCCCGACACAACCACTACTGCAGTTGCTTTGCCTGGTGTTGTCAGTGACAAGGAACTTTCATCCACAGCTGTCAACCCAACTCACTCTTCTGTGCCTTTGTCCACCTCTGCCAGCATTGTAGATTCTGATGCTAAGCCTGAGAGCACTGCAGACTCCACCACACCTGCCAGTATAACAGAGTCTTCATCTTCATCCACCTCCGCTAGTGTCAACGTTGTAGATTTGGATGCTAAACCTGAAGGTATTACAGGCTCCACCACCACAGTCAGTACAACGCCAGCTTCAACCACCAGTGCTGGTATTGTAGATTCTGATGCTAAGCCTGATGGTACTGTAGCTTCCAACATCATTGACGACATTACAGGTCCTAACAAAAGCAGGAAATTGCACCCAGGTCACTTGCCTGTGGACACAGAAGACTCCACAGCAGAGACTAATCTG GATGATCTGTACCTAGAAGACGCCACAGGCTCCCAGACCAACAACAAAGTCCAAGGTGAAGTACCACCGATCTtccagtcgaatgaaatccaagAAGCATCAAAAGAAGGGGACAATGCTATGAGCCAAGGATTTATGGAAAGGAAAGACGTTCTAGGAG GTGTCATTGCTGGTGGAATAGTCGGACTTGCATTTGCTGTGTTGCTGGTGGTTCTGATGGTttataaaatgaagaaaaaggaTGAGGGAAGTTATTCTCTGGATGACCAGAAGAACTCCAATGGAGGTTACCAGAAGCCACAGAAACAAGAGGAGTTCCTGGCGTAA